A genomic segment from Gemmatimonadota bacterium encodes:
- a CDS encoding CARDB domain-containing protein produces MRTFGSPLGVALAIASLLAPSQLLAQRNVRRSASAVRVSAQPASPDRSTQTRSASSPANSSARNCTPDCGDYSLAIVSAVMPSEAAHAASDVVTLVIENRGTIAAPVSMVSVAPRDHLSLARQATIPALAPGERTTIRLPVVTAADGTQCVSITISPAPVADPATAQFLAAAIPDPFIPVRSFGELAGDGALAEMPWLQSTGLFASGWSPTGW; encoded by the coding sequence ATGCGCACTTTTGGATCGCCGTTGGGCGTTGCATTGGCCATCGCCTCGCTACTGGCACCTTCACAGCTCCTTGCCCAACGAAACGTCCGGCGCTCCGCCTCTGCGGTTCGTGTGTCCGCGCAGCCGGCATCGCCCGATCGATCCACGCAGACGCGCTCTGCCAGCTCCCCAGCCAACTCCTCTGCGCGAAACTGCACTCCCGACTGTGGCGACTACTCACTGGCGATAGTGTCGGCGGTAATGCCCTCGGAGGCCGCGCACGCTGCATCGGACGTGGTCACTCTGGTGATCGAGAACCGTGGAACGATCGCGGCCCCTGTTTCGATGGTTTCGGTCGCACCGCGTGACCATCTCAGTCTGGCCAGACAGGCGACGATACCGGCGCTCGCGCCGGGCGAGCGTACCACGATTCGGCTTCCGGTGGTGACCGCAGCCGACGGAACCCAGTGCGTTTCGATCACCATCAGCCCGGCACCCGTCGCCGATCCGGCGACAGCACAATTTCTGGCCGCGGCGATTCCGGATCCGTTCATCCCTGTGCGGAGCTTCGGTGAGCTGGCTGGCGATGGTGCCCTGGCGGAGATGCCATGGTTGCAGAGCACCGGTCTCTTCGCGAGCGGCTGGTCGCCGACTGGCTGGTAA
- a CDS encoding YbhB/YbcL family Raf kinase inhibitor-like protein, with product MTFKLTSSAFVEGGNIPTKYTCSGEDTSPPLAWSDAPAGTRSFALIVDDPDAPDPAAPKMTYVHWVAYNIPPATTMLAEGAGKGAMPAGTGKGYNDWKKPEYGGPCPPIGRHRYFFKLSALDTTLDLSHPTKADLEAAMKGHVLGTAQVMGTYQKAK from the coding sequence ATGACGTTCAAACTCACGTCGTCCGCGTTCGTGGAGGGCGGCAACATTCCCACCAAGTACACCTGCTCGGGCGAGGATACATCACCACCGCTCGCATGGTCCGACGCTCCGGCGGGAACGCGCAGCTTCGCTCTCATTGTAGATGATCCCGACGCACCGGATCCAGCCGCGCCCAAGATGACCTACGTGCACTGGGTGGCGTACAACATCCCGCCCGCGACGACCATGCTCGCTGAAGGAGCCGGCAAGGGTGCGATGCCCGCGGGAACCGGCAAGGGCTACAACGACTGGAAAAAACCTGAATACGGCGGCCCATGCCCTCCGATCGGACGGCACCGCTACTTCTTCAAGCTGAGCGCGCTCGACACGACACTCGATCTCTCACACCCGACCAAGGCCGACCTGGAGGCCGCGATGAAGGGCCACGTGCTCGGCACCGCTCAAGTGATGGGTACCTACCAGAAGGCCAAGTAG
- a CDS encoding serine hydrolase, with product MHTISFATSAARRILRAALVLAPLAIAPLATAHAQHADTTALRHVLDSIADAHHGTVGYSVIDLDDGDRISRRGDETFPTASLIKVGILVTLYDQVAKGNISLDDLVTVLKIDQVPGSGIVQFLHNGTELSIHDAAWLMITLSDNTATNLILDRIAIRPMWDKMESLGLHHTKVHAKVFKRNTSVAMDSSVKYGLGVTTPNEMAHLFELMAAGKAVNPQADSAMLYILEHNEDQTLLQRYLDGVRAAHKTGADDAIRTECSLFYLRHRVVACVLTKDNKDTRWILDSEPQLTMGRMGYAIFQA from the coding sequence ATGCACACGATCTCATTCGCAACGAGCGCGGCGCGACGTATCCTCCGCGCCGCGCTCGTGCTGGCTCCGTTAGCGATCGCTCCGCTCGCAACAGCTCACGCACAGCACGCAGACACGACAGCGCTGCGACACGTGCTGGACTCCATCGCCGACGCGCACCATGGCACGGTGGGCTACAGCGTGATCGACCTCGACGACGGTGATCGCATCTCGCGACGTGGCGACGAAACTTTCCCTACCGCATCGCTAATCAAGGTCGGAATACTCGTCACGCTCTACGATCAGGTAGCGAAGGGCAACATATCGCTCGATGACCTCGTCACCGTTCTCAAGATCGATCAGGTGCCGGGGTCGGGAATCGTGCAGTTCCTCCACAACGGAACCGAGCTATCGATCCACGACGCGGCGTGGCTGATGATCACGCTGAGTGACAATACTGCGACCAATCTCATCCTCGATCGCATCGCCATACGCCCCATGTGGGACAAGATGGAATCACTCGGCCTGCATCACACCAAGGTGCATGCGAAGGTGTTCAAGCGAAACACAAGCGTCGCGATGGACAGCTCCGTCAAGTACGGACTTGGTGTCACGACACCGAACGAGATGGCGCACCTCTTCGAGCTCATGGCCGCCGGCAAGGCTGTGAATCCGCAGGCCGACTCGGCGATGCTCTACATACTCGAGCACAACGAGGACCAGACTCTGCTGCAGCGCTACCTCGATGGCGTGCGCGCCGCTCACAAGACGGGAGCGGACGACGCCATCCGCACCGAATGCTCGCTGTTCTACCTCCGGCATCGCGTGGTCGCGTGCGTGTTGACCAAGGACAACAAGGACACTCGCTGGATACTGGACAGCGAGCCTCAATTGACGATGGGTCGCATGGGCTACGCGATATTCCAGGCCTGA
- a CDS encoding MqnA/MqnD/SBP family protein: protein MTTIHLAHSPDSDDAFMFYALASGKIETDGIKYVHELQDIESLNQRARRAELEVTAVSIHAYAYLSDAYALLPHGASMGDRYGPKLVARTPMTREETIGKRIAIPGPLTSAYLALRLYQPDFIPVPTHFDKIEQAVLGGDVDAGLLIHEGQLTYADDGLHLVADMGEWWFQETGLPLPLGGNVVRKDLGPELIARVSRHLKQSIAYGLDNRKAALDHSMTYARGLERDKADEFVGMYVNDWTLDYGPRGREAVKLLLDRGVKAGIITRDVQVEFAD, encoded by the coding sequence ATGACGACGATCCACCTCGCCCACTCGCCCGACTCGGATGACGCATTCATGTTCTACGCACTCGCGTCGGGCAAGATCGAGACTGATGGCATCAAGTACGTGCACGAGCTGCAGGACATAGAATCGCTGAACCAGCGGGCGCGCCGAGCGGAGTTGGAGGTTACGGCCGTGTCGATTCATGCGTATGCGTATCTGTCCGATGCCTACGCGTTGCTCCCGCACGGCGCCTCCATGGGCGACCGCTACGGGCCCAAGCTCGTAGCCCGGACGCCGATGACGCGCGAGGAAACCATCGGCAAGCGCATCGCCATTCCCGGGCCGCTCACCTCGGCATATCTCGCACTCAGGCTTTACCAGCCCGATTTCATCCCGGTCCCGACACATTTCGACAAGATCGAGCAGGCGGTGCTGGGCGGCGATGTCGACGCCGGCTTGCTGATTCACGAAGGGCAGCTAACGTATGCCGATGACGGACTGCATCTTGTCGCAGACATGGGCGAGTGGTGGTTCCAGGAGACCGGCCTTCCGCTTCCACTGGGCGGAAACGTCGTGCGCAAGGACCTTGGGCCGGAGCTGATAGCGAGGGTTTCGCGGCATCTGAAACAGAGCATTGCCTATGGCCTCGATAACCGGAAGGCAGCGCTGGACCACTCGATGACGTACGCCCGTGGGCTCGAGCGCGACAAGGCGGACGAGTTTGTCGGCATGTATGTGAACGACTGGACACTTGACTATGGCCCGCGGGGACGCGAGGCTGTTAAACTGCTCCTTGACCGTGGCGTGAAAGCGGGTATCATCACGCGCGACGTACAAGTCGAATTCGCGGACTGA
- a CDS encoding alpha/beta fold hydrolase has protein sequence MSNDDGSSFLRRLLVSGGALLGAAAAYNAYAKRGVDRIPNFIGGEEGGWSWRGRRISFTKRGEGPALLLIHGIHAAAWSFEWRHNVDYLARDHTVYTIDLLGFGRSDRPAIRYTSRTYIALISDFVAQVIGGPCILVANSLSAAYAIILGARDPHRFPELVLIQPTGLTRLNGAPGVGGDAGRMAIDTPVVGTAAFNALVSRRSLRHFLEEAYADNTLVTDELVATSYDVSHQRGARHAPAAFIAGHLNIDVRRALRRLHQPALLFWGEEAQIAPVEEIRGFRTLKPDFDVHILSPAGDLPQDERPDDFNVILSTWLNRRLPSSAPTHDTLPGMPEGSPLTPPVL, from the coding sequence TTGAGCAACGACGACGGCTCTTCCTTCTTGCGCAGGTTGCTGGTATCGGGCGGCGCGCTACTCGGTGCCGCGGCGGCCTACAACGCGTACGCCAAGCGCGGCGTCGACAGGATTCCGAATTTCATAGGTGGCGAGGAAGGCGGCTGGAGCTGGCGCGGCCGGCGGATATCGTTCACAAAGCGGGGCGAGGGGCCGGCGCTGCTGCTGATCCATGGAATTCATGCGGCGGCCTGGTCTTTCGAGTGGCGCCACAACGTCGATTACCTGGCCCGCGATCACACGGTCTACACGATCGACCTGCTCGGCTTCGGCCGGTCCGACCGGCCCGCGATCCGCTACACCTCGCGCACGTACATCGCTCTAATATCCGACTTTGTCGCCCAGGTAATTGGCGGACCGTGCATCCTGGTAGCAAACTCGCTCAGCGCAGCCTATGCGATAATACTGGGAGCGCGTGACCCGCACCGTTTCCCGGAGCTGGTGCTGATCCAGCCGACCGGACTGACGCGTCTCAACGGTGCACCAGGTGTGGGCGGCGACGCTGGCCGCATGGCGATCGATACGCCGGTGGTGGGAACGGCTGCGTTCAACGCCCTCGTATCGCGGCGCAGCCTCAGGCATTTTCTGGAAGAGGCCTATGCGGATAACACGCTCGTGACCGACGAGCTGGTCGCCACCAGCTATGACGTCTCGCATCAGCGCGGGGCTCGACATGCGCCGGCGGCGTTCATCGCGGGCCATCTCAACATCGACGTGCGGCGAGCGCTCCGACGCCTGCATCAGCCGGCGCTGTTATTTTGGGGCGAGGAGGCGCAGATCGCGCCTGTGGAAGAGATCCGGGGATTCAGAACGCTCAAGCCGGATTTCGACGTCCACATCCTCTCGCCAGCCGGCGATCTACCGCAGGACGAGCGTCCAGACGATTTTAACGTTATCCTATCCACATGGCTGAATCGCCGGTTGCCCTCCTCCGCGCCCACGCACGACACGCTCCCTGGAATGCCAGAGGGCTCGCCGCTCACGCCGCCAGTCTTGTAG
- a CDS encoding MerR family transcriptional regulator translates to MAESPVALLRAHARHAPWNARGLAAHAASLVDSAGIRPTNASARAAPSARSVRFYVSAGLIDRPQGTGTAATYHYRHLLQLLTVKIRQREGQSLDAIKKEVLTLTGDVLEKRVAGSLEPALLVRADEVVMQGDEPATWRRVLVADGIELHVREDSGAADDDVVMAMREAVRAAIGRNGTRA, encoded by the coding sequence ATGGCTGAATCGCCGGTTGCCCTCCTCCGCGCCCACGCACGACACGCTCCCTGGAATGCCAGAGGGCTCGCCGCTCACGCCGCCAGTCTTGTAGACTCGGCAGGCATTCGTCCGACCAATGCGTCGGCACGTGCAGCGCCGTCCGCGCGATCGGTTCGTTTCTACGTTTCGGCGGGATTGATCGATCGCCCGCAAGGTACCGGCACGGCAGCAACGTATCATTACCGGCATCTGCTGCAGCTACTGACCGTCAAGATCAGACAGCGCGAAGGTCAATCGCTGGATGCGATCAAGAAGGAAGTTCTGACACTCACGGGCGACGTGCTCGAGAAGCGCGTGGCGGGATCACTCGAACCAGCACTACTCGTTCGCGCCGATGAAGTCGTGATGCAGGGCGACGAACCGGCGACGTGGCGCCGAGTGCTGGTCGCGGATGGTATCGAGCTGCACGTGCGGGAAGATTCCGGCGCTGCGGACGACGATGTCGTGATGGCGATGAGAGAAGCGGTGCGCGCTGCGATCGGAAGGAACGGTACGCGCGCGTAG
- a CDS encoding DMT family transporter has translation MDRPTNATIAERTGPRITPGWVLGASLLGISVAGPLTRLSSADPLAIAIGRIAFSLVVIGVLLAATGEWRQFARLERFEWFLAVGAGAVLALHFWSWNASLHLTTIAASTTLVTSLQPGFVAILSIFIAHEAPSRRQIVGLTIATLGAISITVPDFMNGAATVATPNPLLGNALSVGAALAAALYMVVGRRLRSRLGAWSYVALVYSAALVTLLCIAGVTGIHVAPQPPRDLMIFVALALGPMLLGHTGMNWALEHLPAYIVNLTMLGEPVGATILAALLPGIHEIPRWTTLAGGVIILIGFIVTVWNREEKAVVA, from the coding sequence ATGGATCGCCCGACTAACGCCACGATCGCCGAGCGCACCGGACCGCGAATTACGCCCGGCTGGGTGCTGGGTGCATCGCTGCTCGGTATTTCCGTTGCGGGACCGCTCACGCGACTGTCATCCGCCGATCCACTGGCGATTGCCATTGGGCGCATCGCGTTCTCGCTCGTCGTGATCGGCGTGTTGCTTGCGGCGACCGGCGAGTGGCGACAGTTCGCGCGGCTCGAGCGCTTCGAATGGTTCCTCGCCGTTGGCGCGGGCGCGGTGCTGGCGCTGCATTTCTGGTCCTGGAATGCCTCGCTTCATCTCACGACAATTGCAGCGTCCACTACGCTGGTGACGAGTCTTCAGCCCGGCTTCGTCGCGATCCTGTCGATCTTCATCGCGCACGAAGCGCCGAGCCGGCGGCAGATTGTCGGTCTGACCATCGCCACGCTCGGCGCTATCTCGATAACCGTGCCGGATTTCATGAATGGCGCCGCGACGGTTGCAACACCGAACCCGCTGCTGGGGAACGCGCTCTCCGTGGGTGCCGCGCTTGCGGCTGCGCTGTACATGGTCGTCGGACGCAGATTGCGCTCGCGGCTGGGCGCATGGTCGTACGTTGCACTGGTGTACAGCGCGGCCCTCGTAACACTGCTGTGCATAGCCGGCGTCACGGGAATACACGTCGCGCCTCAGCCACCGCGCGATCTCATGATCTTCGTCGCGCTCGCACTCGGGCCAATGCTGCTCGGTCATACGGGAATGAACTGGGCCCTGGAGCATCTGCCTGCCTACATCGTCAACCTCACGATGCTCGGCGAACCCGTCGGCGCAACGATACTCGCAGCGCTATTGCCCGGGATTCACGAAATTCCGAGATGGACCACGCTCGCGGGCGGTGTGATAATTCTGATCGGCTTCATTGTTACGGTGTGGAATCGGGAGGAGAAAGCCGTCGTCGCGTGA